GATCCCCGGGAAGTGTCCCGGCCTTCAGCTCGTCGAGGTTGCTGAACCCGTCCTTGTCTGAGTCGAGTTTCTCGATGGCGCGGAAGGCCTTCTCGTCAACCGGCTTGCCGGCCGCCGTCTGTTGCAAGTCTTTGCCGTATGGGTTGAGGTCGGCCTTGGTCGGCGGCATCTTGCTGTGGCAGGTCAGGCAGTTGGCCTTGGCCAGGTCGGTGCCCTCCTTTGGGGCATAGAACTGCTTGAGCAACGCCAGGTCCGCCGGCTTGGCCGCTGCCCAGGTTACGACGGCGGCGACGCAGAGTACAGTCAAGATAATCAGGATCGTCCATCGCGGGGTTCGCATGTACGCTTCTCCTCCTGTGCAAGTTCAAGTCACGGGCTACTTCGGCGGCAGGCCGATCACGGTGACGAGTCCGGTCTTTGGGTCCGCGGCGTGGCACGAAGTGCAGGTGCCCTTGAACTTCGTGATGAAGGCGGCCGCGGCCAGGTGCCGCCTGTGCAGAACAGGCCCCAGGGGATCGGAGCGCCCCTGGGGTTTATGGCAGGCAAGGCACACGGCCACCGCGGGCGCGGGCAGCTGCGGATGGTTCTTGATGGTCTTGAGCGAGGCGTCCAGCGTGCGGGCCTTGCCAGGCGCGTGGCAGGCCCCGCAACCTGAGGGTCCTGCCGGGGCCGCGGCGGATTCCGGGGGTGGGGGAACCAGCGCAAAGGCCAGGGCCATGACGAACAGCACCGGTAGACGGATCCGCATGAACACCCTCCTGCGCGTGGCGTCGTTAGCGGCCGGTATTCTCCAAGCGCAGGGGAACTCAGCTGCGACGGCCTACTTGCCCAGCCTGTGGATGCCCCTGGCGACTCCTGCCGCCCAGGCCTGGGTGCGATCGGCGTGGCAGCGCAGGCAGGCGAACTCCAGCGTGTTCGAGCCCGCCCTGACGAAGCGGCCGTCGTCTGTGAACATCCGGGCCGCTGGATCCAGGTTGATCTTGAAGAGGTGGGAGGGGTCATCGGCCTCGTACTTGCTGCGGACGACGGCGTTCCGGCCGGTATTAGGCATGTGGCAGCCCGTGCATGTTAGCGCCGCGCGCTGGTGGCGGCTACCCCGAAACGCCGCGGCGGCCGCGGTGTGACACGCCTCACAGGTGCCCTTGGCTTTGACCTCACGGGCGCGCCGGTGCGGGTCGTGGCATGTAACGCAACTCAGCGCCTTGTGGGGGCTGGCCAGGAACTCCTGGTACTGCTCGCGGTGCTCCACAAAGCCCCCGGCGGCCGGGATCACGCCCATGTCTGTCCCGCGGCGGTGGCAGGTCCCGCACAGGGCCGCGCTGCGGTCGGTCTGGATGTTGGCCTTGCTGGGGGCCTTCGCGTGGACCTGGCCTCGCCCATGGCAGGCCTCGCACTGGATCCCGTCCAGCGCCCAGGTGCCTACGAAGCCGGGCTTGCGGTGCTGGTTCCCGACCGGGCTGTATCCTGTCGTGTGGCACTCGCCACAGTCGTAGCGCATCTTCTGGCCGGCGTTGTAGTTCGCCCAGGCCTGGGTCTCGAGGTTGAACTGGTTGCGGCCGCTGATCTTGCCGTCCGGGCTGCCCGTGATGATGTAGCCCTCCTGGTCCACGTAGCGGGCCTTCCAGCGGAAGCCGCCGATCACGTAGCGGATCTGGTCCCACGAGACGTAGCCGGGCTTGGGTATGCCCGCGGCGCGCGCCTCGGCCGCCGGCCGCAGCTTGGCCGGGTGGCCCGTGGTACGGAACGTATCGTAGATCTCCTGGTGACACCCGGCGCAGGTCTCTGAGCCGACATAGCCCGCGCCGAAATAGCCCGGGATGCGCTGCGCCTCCGCGGGGGACTGGGGTTTGGCCACGAGCAGCAGGCCCAGGAAGAGCACCCCGGCAACCAGGGAGACCAGTATGGATGCGCGACCGTACGTAGATACGTAGAGTGGAGGAGCTTCATGACCGACCCCCTGCGGGCATGGAGTGAACGACTCGACTTCTTGGTACTACTCCACCGGCCGGCTGATACCTGCTTTGCCGGCAGCCCCGGCGCAATCACTTCGGGCGGCTACTTGGGCTTGGACTTCGGGTCCCCCGGATGCGTGCCTGCCTTGATCTCGACGATGTTGCTGGCGCCGTCCTTGTCCGAGTCCAGCTTCTCTACGGCGAGCAGGATCTTGGCGTCCACGGCCTTGCCGGCCGCGGCTTTGGCCAGGTCTGCCCCATAGGGATTGAGATCGGTCTTGGTGGGCGGCATCTTGGAGTGGCAGACCAGGCACGGCAGGGCCTTGGCCAGGTCGGTGCCATCCTTGGGAGCGTAGGTCTGCTTGAACAGAACCGTGTCGGGTGCCTTGGCGCTTGCCCAGACCGCCACTCCGACGACCAGCATTGCTGCAACGCCGATCCAGACTACTCCTCTTCGCGCTCGCACTAGAACCCCCCCATAAGGCGCCTGATATGACAAGCAGGTTTGTCCTAGAGGATATGAGGCCGGAAGCCCGGGTGCAATACAGTCTTCCCCCGATGTGCGAAACCAGGAAGCGTGCCGCTCCGGCCCGGCCTGATGCCTGGCACCGGGACGCCGGCGCAAGAATCCACTCCACACCCGATGCCTCGCCCGTGGGGGGGTAGGGATAATGCAGGAGAAGATGGCGCCTACTGCACCCATGAAGCTTGCTATCTCGGGAAAGGGCGGGGTCGGCAAGACGACCCTGACTGCCCTGCTGGCCGTCTCCATGGCTGACCGCGGCTACCGAGTGACCGTCATTGACGCCGACCCGAATCCCACCCTGGCATCGGCCCTGGGGCTTCCTTCCCAACCGATTACGCCCCTTCTGGAGTTGCGCGAGGAGATCGAGCAGCGGGTCGGCGGCACCGACGGTTTCGTGCGGTTGAACCCGCGCGTGGATGATCTCGTGGATCGGGTCGCCGTGGTACACCGTGGCATCCGACTTGTCGTGGCAGGGGCCATCACCCGCGGCGGCGCCGGGTGCGCCTGCCCCCAGAGCGTGCTGCTGCGCCGGGTCATCGAATTCCTGGCCCTCGAGCGCGACCAGGCCCTCCTCGTTGACCTTGAGGCCGGCCTGGAGCACCTGGGCCGACGCAGCGCGCATGCGGCCGACGCCCTGCTCGTCGTGGTGGACCCCAGCCGGGCCAGCCTGGAGACCGCGTCCCGCATCAGGCGCCTGGCCGCGGACATCGGGGTCGCGCAGGTCCTGGGCGTGGCCAACAAGGTCCGGGGCTCTACCGACGAGGCCTACCTGGCCGCCCACCTGGACGGTCTCGAACTGATCGGAATGATTCCCTACAGCGAATCTCTGATGGAATCCGAACGCGCGGGAGAACAGGCATCGGCCGTAGATGGAGCCGCGGCCGGAGCGGTGGCACGGCTCGTAGACGCACTTGAAACCAGATTTCAGGGGAGGGTCAGGGAATGAGTGACACTGTCCAGCAGCGGGACCGAACGGATCCTGCCAGCGTGGAGATGCGGGCGCGCGCCAAGACCGAGAACATCGCCACGATCTGGGATCGCTACGCGGCTCTGGGCTCCCAATGTCGCGTGGGCGAACTGGGGATCTGCTGCACCATCTGCCATCTCGGTCCCTGCAACCTGGGACTTCCCGGCAGCAAGCGACCCCAGATAGGCGTCTGCGGCGCCAACATTGACACCGTGGCGGCCCGGCGGCTGGCCAGGGACATGGCCGCTGGATCGGCCGCGCACTCCGACCACGGACGGTCGGTGGCCCAGTTGCTGCGGATGACGGCCCGAGGGCAGGCGCCGGGGTACAGCATCAAGGACGAGGTCAAACTGCGCGCGCTGGCCGTTGAACTCGGGGTTGCCCTGGACGGCCGTAGTGCGGCCGCGATCGCCGAGGACGTGGCCCGGGTCTGCCTCTCGCAGTTCGGTCAGCAGGACGGTGAGTTGGCTTTCCTCGGGCGAGCGCCTGCCAAGCAGCAGGAGATCTGGCGCAAGCTCGGCGTTGCACCGCGGGGCGTGGACCGCGAGATCGTGGACGTCATGCACCGCACCAACATGGGAGTGGACACCGACTACCAGAGTCTCATCATGGGCGGGATCCGCAGCGCGCTGGCAGACGGGTGGGGAGGCTCGATGGTTGCCACCGACCTCCAAGATGTCCTCTTCGGGACCCCAAAGCCGGTGCGGGCCCAGGTGAACCTGGGCGTGCTGCGGGCCGACCAGGTCAACGTCTTGGTGCACGGCCACGAGCCGATGCTGGCAGAGGCCATCGTGGATGCCGCCGCTGATCCGGCACTGCTCGCGCGGGCCAAGGAGTTGGGCGCCTCGGGTATCAACGTGGCCGGGATATGCTGCACGGCCAACGAGGTTCTGATGCGCCGCGGCGTTCCGATAGCCGGCAACTTCCTGCAGCAGGAACTGGCGATGATGACCGGATCTGTGGATGCGTTTCTGGTGGATGTCCAGTGCATCATGCCCGGGCTGACCGAGGCGGCCTCCTGCTTCCACACGGAGATCATCGCAACCTCGGAGAAGGCCCGCATTCCGGGCACGAGACACGTGCCGTTTCACGAGGACCGGGCCGCCGCGTCCGCGCGCGAGATAGTCGGACGCGCGGTGGAGAACTTCGCACGCAGGGATCGGTCCAGGGTGGTCATCCCCGACCACAAGATGGATGTGGTTGCCGGGTTCACCACGGAATCCATAACCCACATGCTGGGAGGTACCTTCCGGGGCGGCTGGCGTCCCCTAAACGACGCGATCATCGCCGGCCGCATTCGGGGGGTCGTGGGCGTGGTGGGCTGCGACAGCCCGAAGCAGATCCAGGACCAGTGCCATCTCGATCTGGTTCACGAGCTGCTGCGGCACGACGTCCTGGTGGTCCAGACCGGTTGCTCTGCCATCGCCTGCGGTAAGGCCGGGTTCCTGCAGCCGGAGGCCGCCTTCAAGTACGCCGGCAAGGGCCTGCAGGAGATCTGCGAGACCGTGGGCATCCCACCTGTCCTGCACGCCGGGTCGTGCGTGGACAACAGCCGGATCCTCACCGCCTGCATCGAGATGGTCAAGGAGGGCGGCATCGGCCGCGATTTCTCCGAGTTGCCCGTGGCCGCCGCCGCGCCCGGCTGGTGGTCGGAGAAGGCGATAACGA
This DNA window, taken from Armatimonadota bacterium, encodes the following:
- a CDS encoding carbon monoxide dehydrogenase; the encoded protein is MQEKMAPTAPMKLAISGKGGVGKTTLTALLAVSMADRGYRVTVIDADPNPTLASALGLPSQPITPLLELREEIEQRVGGTDGFVRLNPRVDDLVDRVAVVHRGIRLVVAGAITRGGAGCACPQSVLLRRVIEFLALERDQALLVDLEAGLEHLGRRSAHAADALLVVVDPSRASLETASRIRRLAADIGVAQVLGVANKVRGSTDEAYLAAHLDGLELIGMIPYSESLMESERAGEQASAVDGAAAGAVARLVDALETRFQGRVRE
- the cooS gene encoding anaerobic carbon-monoxide dehydrogenase catalytic subunit translates to MSDTVQQRDRTDPASVEMRARAKTENIATIWDRYAALGSQCRVGELGICCTICHLGPCNLGLPGSKRPQIGVCGANIDTVAARRLARDMAAGSAAHSDHGRSVAQLLRMTARGQAPGYSIKDEVKLRALAVELGVALDGRSAAAIAEDVARVCLSQFGQQDGELAFLGRAPAKQQEIWRKLGVAPRGVDREIVDVMHRTNMGVDTDYQSLIMGGIRSALADGWGGSMVATDLQDVLFGTPKPVRAQVNLGVLRADQVNVLVHGHEPMLAEAIVDAAADPALLARAKELGASGINVAGICCTANEVLMRRGVPIAGNFLQQELAMMTGSVDAFLVDVQCIMPGLTEAASCFHTEIIATSEKARIPGTRHVPFHEDRAAASAREIVGRAVENFARRDRSRVVIPDHKMDVVAGFTTESITHMLGGTFRGGWRPLNDAIIAGRIRGVVGVVGCDSPKQIQDQCHLDLVHELLRHDVLVVQTGCSAIACGKAGFLQPEAAFKYAGKGLQEICETVGIPPVLHAGSCVDNSRILTACIEMVKEGGIGRDFSELPVAAAAPGWWSEKAITIGFYAVASGILTVLGSSLNILGSDAVTRFVTQEIEGVTGGRFAFESDPVKGAQLIVAHLDKKREALKLRPMMYEVVAVGA